A single window of Dermacentor albipictus isolate Rhodes 1998 colony chromosome 1, USDA_Dalb.pri_finalv2, whole genome shotgun sequence DNA harbors:
- the LOC135901239 gene encoding NADH dehydrogenase [ubiquinone] 1 alpha subcomplex assembly factor 3: protein MLARSRTLFDKAFKPRLHVRWSSYEGDGKTTVSVLNKERIDMLLVDSYSTAGFRLNNGLFVVGPIALFPRSVLQWRVKSSYDIIEESFSLFTLLEPKLDVLVIGLGDSGETLDMKVVQHLKKRKIAVEMHPTAIACSTFNFLNVEDRNVAAAMIPPCHITSGAEFYLEVGRERRAALAAD, encoded by the coding sequence ATGTTGGCTAGGAGCAGGACTCTTTTCGACAAGGCGTTCAAGCCTCGTCTGCATGTCCGCTGGTCATCATATGAAGGCGACGGAAAGACGACGGTTTCTGTACTCAACAAAGAGAGGATTGACATGTTACTCGTGGACTCGTATTCAACCGCTGGGTTCCGCCTAAACAACGGTTTGTTTGTTGTTGGTCCGATCGCTCTTTTCCCGAGAAGTGTCCTGCAGTGGCGAGTGAAGTCTTCGTACGACATCATTGAAGAATCATTCTCGTTGTTCACCTTGCTTGAACCGAAGCTTGACGTTTTGGTTATAGGCCTTGGTGACAGCGGTGAAACGTTAGACATGAAGGTGGTACAACAccttaaaaaaaggaaaatcgcCGTCGAAATGCATCCTACGGCCATCGCATGCTCAACATTCAACTTTCTTAACGTGGAAGacagaaatgtggctgccgcgatGATACCTCCTTGTCATATCACAAGTGGAGCCGAATTTTACTTGGAGGTGGGAAGAGAGCGAAGAGCTGCTTTGGCTGCTGACTAG